Proteins encoded within one genomic window of Glycine soja cultivar W05 chromosome 1, ASM419377v2, whole genome shotgun sequence:
- the LOC114374621 gene encoding uncharacterized protein LOC114374621 — MVREDVADMTKDDSQMTEDVPPMTMDVPASGVEGLVADDFAAGSIADDAKGFPSGPRDLSERPDLKLASHSRKVEKIGRPTPEIEGLVAATGLSPLIGCSVVTGDSGLIYALVERWHGETSSFHLPVGELTITLDDVSSLLYLSITGALHNFKPLVVEETVILLMELLEVSGKEARAETAQARGEYIYEHFPSVHDCITDDVYDETSTRACRWLMTKAYIKGLRAAAYQTRLDALTITNVSWMPYGDHQGVRRFELISCFQGQVSADYMEWFFRISHLFVTPTQAGDEPRHPPAPQHEEYVEPGIPEVPVGADVGPSQAPAVDGCEAIAERLEHVLNLRMVTEGTELHEIVEDCLRIARGVTT, encoded by the exons ATGGTACGTGAGGACGTTGCTGATATGACTAAGGATGATTCTCAGATGACTGAGGATGTTCCTCCGATGACTATGGACGTACCTGCATCTGGTGTAGAGGGCTTAGTTGCTGATGATTTTGCTGCGGGATCAATTGCTGATGATGCTAAGGGATTCCCTAGTGGGCCACGTGACCTATCA GAACGTCCTGACTTGAAGTTGGCCTCCCACAGTAGGAAGGTAGAGAAAATTGGGAGGCCAACGCCTGAGATCGAAGGGCTAGTcgctgccacaggattaagcCCTTTGATCGGGTGCTCAGTAGTCACCGGCGATTCGGGACTTATATATGCgcttgtggagaggtggcacggGGAGACCAGCAGCTTCCACCTTCCAGTAGGAGAGCTGACGATCACACTGGATGATGTGTCATCACTCCTATATCTGTCGATCACAGGTGCCTTGCACAACTTCAAGCCTCTAGTTGTGGAGGAGACGGTCATCTTGTTGATGGAGTTGCTCGAGGTCTCGGGTAAGGAGGCTAGAGCTGAGACTGCACAGGCGCGTGGGGAATAT ATATATGAGCACTTTCCTAGTGTTCATGACTGCATCACTGACGATGTATACGATGAGACATCCACACGTGCCTGCCGGTGGCTTATGACGAAGGCTTATATCAAGGGATTACGAGCAGCGGCGTACCAGACACGTTTGGATGCTTTGACGATCACTAACGTGTCCTGGATGCCCTATGGTGACCACCAAGGAGTTAGGAGGTTTGAGCTCATTTCGTGCTTCCAGGGTCAG GTATCAGCagattacatggagtggttcTTCCGGATATCTCATTTGTTCGTCACACCTACACAGGCAGGTGATGAGCCCAGACATCCACCTGCGCCACAACATGAGGAATACGTCGAGCCAGGTATCCCAGAGGTTCCAGTGGGAGCAGACGTTGGACCATCACAGGCACCTGCAGTG GATGGTTGTGAAGCGATCGCAGAAAGGTTAGAGCATGTGCTCAACCTAAGGATGGTCACTGAAGGCACAGAGTTACATGAGATCGTGGAAGATTGCCTCAGGATCGCTAGGGGGGTGACAACTTAA